A section of the Oncorhynchus gorbuscha isolate QuinsamMale2020 ecotype Even-year linkage group LG04, OgorEven_v1.0, whole genome shotgun sequence genome encodes:
- the LOC124033227 gene encoding fatty acid-binding protein, liver-type-like: MSFSGKYQLETHDNFEPFMKAIGLPDEFIQEGKDIKSISEIEETGDHFKVTVTTGTKLLTNSFTIGQETELESPTGEKVNSVVRREGNKLKFSLKGIDSVTELADANTLVNTMTVAGIAYKRISKRI; encoded by the exons ATGTCGTTCTCAGGGAAATACCAGCTGGAGACCCATGACAACTTTGAGCCTTTCATGAAGGCTATTG GTCTCCCTGATGAGTTTATCCAGGAGGGCAAAGACATCAAGAGCATCTCTGAGATTGAGGAGACTGGAGACCACTTCAAGGTGACTGTCACCACGGGGACAAAGCTCCTCACCAACTCCTTCACCATTGGCCAGGAGACGGAGCTCGAGTCGCCGACCGGGGAGAAGGTCAAT TCTGTGGTGAGGAGGGAAGGTAACAAGCTGAAGTTCTCCCTGAAGGGGATCGACTCTGTCACAGAACTGGCAGATGCAAACACCCTCGTCAAC ACCATGACTGTAGCGGGCATTGCTTACAAGAGGATCAGCAAACGAATATGA
- the LOC124034095 gene encoding isotocin-neurophysin IT 2, which produces MTGAAVSVCLLYVLSVCSACYISNCPIGGKRSIMDAPQRKCMSCGPGEQGRCFGPSICCGKDVGCWMGSPETAHCMEENYLPTPCQVGGRPCGSDTARCASPGVCCDSEGCSADQSCFAEEEGDNQIGQSEGSNSADVILRLLHLADHTPPHTVHQ; this is translated from the exons ATGACTGGAGCCGCCGTGTCCGTGTGTCTACTTtacgtcctgtctgtctgttcagccTGCTACATCTCCAACTGTCCCATCGGGGGCAAGAGGTCCATAATGGACGCTCCACAGCGCAAG tgcatgtcttgtgggccagGGGAGCAGGGCCGCTGCTTTGGCCCCAGTATCTGCTGTGGGAAGGATGTGGGCTGTTGGATGGGCTCCCCGGAGACGGCACACTGCATGGAGGAGAACTACCTGCCCACCCCCTGCCAGGTGGGAGGGAGACCCTGTGGATCTGATACAGCACGCTGCGCCTCACCGGGAGTCTGCTGTGACTCAG AGGGCTGCAGTGCGGATCAATCTTGTTTCGCTGAGGAGGAAGGCGACAATCAAATCGGCCAATCAGAGGGCAGCAACTCTGCAGACGTCATCCTCAGGCTCCTGCACTTGGCTGACCACACACCTCCTCATACAGTCCACCAATGA